The genome window ACACAACGCAACAACAGACGCGGTACAAAACAATCTCAAATAACTGGATCGGGCCTAGAAGTCGGAGCCGGCGCATAGTTTGAtcgtgctggtgtaaaccagagccttcCCCGCAGAATAATACTTAACAGCGATCCCGTGGGGGCAGAGAAGtagtggtggttttagtggctgAGAATCCCACACTCATCCATGAATAAAAAGGATagtattcaaaaataaatactaTTCTGGATTTTCCATACCTTCGCTGCCCTCCTATTCTTCTCAATATGGATGAATTGCAAAATGTACATATAatcctcctttttaaggttttgtatctgTATGTCACACCAAATTAACTTCGAAACGGCTAAATCTATTGACATAAaacacgatcagtatttcatcatcataccataagtcaatccatcaaaaatggactgaagaaatgactAGAAATGGCTGGACCAACTACCAACCAAAGTTTTATTAGCGAAGGAAATTGCGTTCGTTTTCCCTCTGACAAATTCAGTCAAAACTGTCACACCGGCTTCAATATCTCAGTCTGCTTTCCGGTTTTGGTAAAATGCTCACGTAACTTCCAGAGATTTTCGTTGTTCACGCCATGCATGTGTTCAGGTCTTCAAAGCAGAAAGGATCAGATCTTCAGGCCCATACGTCTATTTCTTATTCTGTCGAACGTTTTTAGATAACAACTGGTGCCGTTAGTCAAACCTTTTTAGTGGAAAGTAAAGTAATCCCAGAGCATCCGTTTGGATTTGAAGGGCGGGCGGTCTATTTAGATGAAACACAAGCCTTCGATAAGGCACCCCAAAATTCCTTGAGATTTTCAAAATAAGGAAATTGTCTGTTGGAACCATGTCTCTTGAAGTGCAAAATTAGGGTGTGCTTTACATCACGTAACTCCTACATGCAGGAAGAAACTTCACAAGCGTCTCAGTACCGCCAATTCACCTTACCTATACTTCAGATCGACCAACTGGCCTAATCTTAGCAACTTCAACTTTTGCAGATGAAGTACTAATAGGATCGATGTTACATTAAAAAATCTCCAGAACCATCTAGGAGAAATTAAAATTTGAGGATTCGTGTCAACCCACAAAACCCTGCCAAGATCTCATTGAATAGAAGAATCATTCCTCAACAGAATAAAGTAAAATATCTTGACATGCCTCTATACAGACGACGAACCTGAACGAAGCACGAAGAGACGAATTAAAACAAGTTGAAAGTGACAAACATATACTGGCTTTCgaacaaaaattcaaaactaggACCTCAATACAAACGCCCTTCATAAGCACTGGGATCCAACTCTGTCGTTCAAAGGCCCAATCAAGGGTCTTAAGGATAGTTTATAATGCATTATCTTTGCGAAAATAATGCAATCGCCATGTTGGTGTGTCCCTAATCGTAAAGTTGGTCCTCATGAATAACAGAAACGATTTTCACTTTTGCACGTTATTGTATTATACTATCATACTTCTTGCTAATTACCATCGTAGTTAGCCTGAGGCATGATACCACTTTTCTCCTGAACAACATCCCTAACAAGAATACGTGCTTTGACAGGCTGCTTTTTCAAAAGAAGAATGTTTTCAAAGCTCCGAAATCGTTTCTATAAGCTAATCGTCGTATGCTTGTACTatctaaaaataacaaaaacacaaataaaTTTGAGAAGTGGTTTCTCGCCCCGTCCATAATATCTTTACTAATTACCAATGACATCTAGAAAACCTTCACTCTATGTAAATAGAATAATTTTGAATCTGAACCTACATATAATTTACTAAGGCAATGTCTCGAAAATATATATCATATTGCACTATCATGTTATCTGAGGGATCAATATAGCTTTAATATCCCTTATCACAAAGTATTATCCAGATGGCTTAGTGATTAAAGCACGAAGCTTTCCGCAAGGGAAAGATACGGTTGAAATCTCAgtgatggcagagggatttattaAGTTCAGAATTGGACTGTTACACCATCATTATTACACCAACCTGAAATTAACTTCTTATAATCAGGAACTTCACCCAGAAAAAGTTTACAATTCTAACGTAGCTTTCAATCTCACCTGGTTTAATCATTTTTTCTAATCCTTTAATCTTCTCTTTTTCAGATCACTAAAGCATTTATCAGCACCAGTGACGGCGTCTTCAAACCGAAGTATCAGTCCTCATCCACAAAAatcttcatcgtcatcatcgaAAAATGACCCACCCcccgaaaaagaaaaggaaaagaagaggaaggagTTAAGTAGCTCCAGACAGAAAAAATTCCACAGGCATTTCCAGCAGGTGTCAAAAGATGAAAGGGTTATTAATTGTAAGTAGACCTATTGTAGTTCTCTCAATTTAGGCGGTTTTGTATTGTAAGGTTTACTGAAAAATATGAGATATTGTTATCGGACGTGTACCTTTGTGTACCTCCTAATGACGAAAATTGACAAATTCAATTGCAACATTGCGTTGTTAACCATGTACCATTatctaaaaataatttcagtGATTTTCCATAATTAGAATCAGAAAGAAGATAACCAAATAACCTTATCAACTCTGAAACGTTAAAAATTTATTGCTCCCCCTTAAGGCTTAACACTTCTGGGTCTTAATGCTTTATTTAATGCTTAGATAATATACATTTTTGtagtatttttttgtttataaaatacATTGATCGTACTACACCTGGACCCTGGACCCCCGTTCAGTATGATTGAGAATAACTGAAATAATGGTTGTCAGTAACGGGGCAGGGCTATTTACTACACCGAAAAAGTGGCGAATTTCGACCATTCTGGTCCTTGGCAGACTTAAATGCAGCTGTTTGTTCACGACTTTACTATCCTGTATCCTAGGCCATTGGAATTGGCATTATAGTTCCAAACATAGCGAACTTTACAATTAAAAAGATTTGGTCAgacgaaaaaaataaaagaaaacaaaataaacggCTCTACCTAAACTGCATCTCACAATAGAGGGACGGAACATTCACGATAAATCACTTCCTCGCCTAATGTTTATTCTGCCTATCCACTGTTCCTTGCCAACTTTATACAAGTCTTAATATGATAGAAGGGGATGTGTAAAGTCTCCTCAGCTTGCTATAAGTATTACGATCAAAATGGGTTTCCCCGTTGAAGATTAACTAGAGGGAGAACGGGAGCAAGAGAAATACGGAGCTTGTGACAAACGATGGAGGCAgggcctcccccccccccccccgcctttcCCACCTCCTCTTATCAAGTCTGCAAGAAAGCTTAAGAATAGGATTCTAGAGTTACCAAGCATCGAGTACATTCGCAACAAACTTTTTCGTCTTAAAGATGCTAAATAATCACGGCTCTAAGATTGAAGAAGCTTGTTGTAATGGTTATTAGTTAGCTTTGCAatctattttaataaaatttaattctaAATGGTTTTTGCATattcttttttcagattattcctGTGCATTAGTCAGCGACATTCTGTTGCAAGGTCATTTGTACATTAcggaaaactactttgcattttattcaaacgttttcggttttgttacaaaggtaattaatttttttgtctGAAACATTGTCCACCATCTGCATTCTAACATGTTAATTAATCATGCCTGACTATTTCAGTTGCTCATCCCAACTGCCTCTGTAGTGCGAATATCAAAAGAAAAAACCGCTAAGATTATCCCCAATGCTGTTGGCGTAGCAACAGCGGATGAACGTCATGTTTTTGGTAGTTTTATGAGCCGTGAGGCAGCCTTCCGTTTGATGTGCAGCGTATGTCAACCACTAGAACCAGTTGAGATTATACCGAAAGTTCCTGATATTGAGGTATCCGAAGAATGCTCAGTCGAAGACGACAGTAGTTGTTCGATTAGTGGCAATGAAAGTCCACCACAAGCTGTTGATTCTACCTCTGATGCTAGTCAATCATTGCGGCAGCGTGCAATAACTTCCAATTTTCCACCAACAGATAGTGTTGATGGCGAAGAAAAGACAGGTGAGTCTGAGTCTCTTGGGGGAAAAAGCAAAGTACAAACCACGCTTTTGCCTTAGGAGGCGGAAAGAATAGTAAAATAAAGCGATTATGATATAAGAACAGCCTAATGGATGTATTTTCTCTTATAGACATTCCGCGAGACGCTAATTCAGTTACCGCAGCAAAGCCAACACCTtcaacagcaacatcaaacaTCCCTACCAAAATATCGAAATCACCACCACCTCGAATTATTCCCTCACGAACATTCAAGTTGAAATTCCCAACAGATTTTCACATAGTTTACATAGGTGTAGTTTTAACGTTAATCCTAACAATGTTCTCGGCATTCCTCTTATATAGGATATTAGATTTTgaagccaaaaataaaaatcattctaatttgaattttaaatgggTAAGCCATTTTGCTCTGAATCAGATTAGGGCGGATTTTCATATGTTCAACCTTTTTGTATTGCTAGGGATCGGGAAATGATGTGGACGAAATTTATGCTGAAGCTCTCCGATGGCAGAAAGAAATGCAAACGAGGAGCACAGAAGAAGCTCAAATTATACTTAATTCAAATTTAGAGCAAATAGCAAGGGTAAGTTTTTACTGTTATTCAATTCGTAAACTATAAGTGTCGTCTATAGTCTACAGTGTATAAGTTGTCTAATTGAATATCGATTAAGGTTTAAGCAATGAGTAGATAACTGTTGCGTGACTTGTGAAAATTGTAATGCAATTCCGCAAATTTACAATAGATACGGATTACTTACAAAATTAGCGATTAATCATTATGTAGCTCGTAGCTTGTCTGAGGGTTTTTGAGGTTGCTTCTTCAGATTTACTCATACTTTCGCTTATATCGAGCGGTGCGAGTAGTTCCAGTACTTACAGTGGACTCGACATCAAATCGATATCGCACTTGGAGTTTGGGTCCCCTGGCACAATTCTGGTGTGGGGGAGGTATTTTAATCGTCCTCCTATTGCTAAAGAGgctcgattgatgatgtcaCGTCAAAATTGTAACATAAAATTCTTTCAATAAAGTGCATTTTCCCTTTTCACTGATTTAAAGAAACTCCCAGGTGAGTCGGGACTAGGCTGATAATTATTTCGTTCTATATCTCGCAGAAGAACATGGTATTTCATTCCAATTACAACATCTCACATCAACTTCATATAATGGATTTGAGGACATTAGAATGAATTCTAGTTTATCTCAATCGTCAAATCACTTCCTTTTGCCAGTCCATATCCCCTAGAACAAAAATATAGTTAGTGTGAAAACTCTTAGAAGAGTAAGCCGATCGTAAATTGCGCGTAGACAGACCGACGGTTTTGTAGGCGTCAGAGTTCTCCCTACCTTAACTAGAATTCGTGACGCCCCAAGGCGATATTTCGTCCCTAAAGTCGCAATTACAATAACAAGGAATAGGCTTACTACTAACTcgatttcttttgaaatttacaCAGCAACCTAGATGAAATCAACAGAATTTCCTGCTCTTTTCTCTATTAGTTTGcaattttatagtttttttttttatatatattaacGTTTTAGTCTCCCTTGTGCAAAACGACAAaaatcatattttataaattattcGGATATGTTGAAAACATAAAGTTTTGAGATATTTTGGAAGATTGACAGAATAGCGAAGCAACATATTACTGAGAGCACAGTGCTCCAAAAAAGTTTGCCGACATAGTTCAAAACGAGGGAAAATGTAGGAGAAATATCGGTTTATTATACCCTAATGGATTGTAACTTACAAAAGAAATATTGGATGCGCATGTaccaaaaacaatggaaaaagaGAATCAAATTAATATGGCCGTAGAAAACCGTAAAGAAGATCCATGTCATGTATGTCAACACTAAAAATAACAAGATTATATGCGTTCAGAAAAAGAGGATCAAAATAGTATTTAATATTTCGTTTATGCACCATTGTATGGCGATATTCTATTCTTCGAAGAGTCGCGTTTTCATTTCTGCTCTATTAGAAATGGGCAGAAGCTGACGAATATTCCGATACAACTGTCCCATAGATTTTCAATAGAATTGAGATCTGATGATTCAATCATTCAGTTTTTTATTTTCGCCAGACTCTTACCTTCCCATTGTTACAGAATAAATTGAATTTGGAACCGTCACAGACGATAACCGTCCTACAaagagtttcctcctcctcctcctatctTCTCTTACCTTTTCACAGTAAAGGAGCTCCTTATTTTAATCAATCCGGCTTCAAGTCTCTGCAGTCGCCTTCGTCCGCATCAGAGATGAAGACACTGCTGGATTGCAAGCGGATCACACAATTTTCTACATTTCGCATATCATCCATTTGGCTATGTTGTACGTTGAAGAGTTCGTATCTGCTGCGATCTGttatttcttttccttctttgtgGCTTTTTGGTTGGCACCTAATTCTCGAAAACAGATTAAGACATGCTAAGCAGTGCCACGTTTGGTATAATCGATTTCAATTTCTTCAGTGCCTTTTTCACTCGTTTAATCAAATGGATTGGTTATTAATTCGAAGTATCCTCCAGATTTTAATTTCTCGAATACTCGTCTGTTATACTTCTTTTTGTCCATGACTGCTAACGCGTTACTTTTATCCGCTTTTAGATAGTAAGCATCCTACTGTTTCAGTTGTTTGACCAATTTCATTTCCGTGGAAGAGCGACTGGGTTTAGTGTTAGCCACATATTTTACAACTTTGGCCAAGTCTAACATTAGGAGAGATTAGTAGCGACGTGGTAGTAGAGTGAGAAACTACTACTTGAGCACTCCCGGTTTTGAAATGAACCCATGTAATCtctgctctctctctctctctttcatcTCCTCCCTACCAAACATATCAGTATATCGATTTTGGAAAACCCGCTTAGTACACCTGTTGCTATATTTCCATTACACCCTATATGTGTCATTTTGAAACTGCGAAAGGAAATCCAACTCTTCTAATTCTTTCTAAGAGGAACTCATGGTCTGTTCACACCAGCTTGAGCGCAATATTCGAGATGTTGTTTGAAAACTTGGTTGTTCCAAAAATTGGCCAAATACTTTTTCATGTCTTTctagaaaaaaattgtattaGTGTATTAGCAACCTGTAGCGAATATGAAGAATCCGGCGATCCGTTTCCCCGCGAGCCAATCCAGTAATCTACACATTTTGACGATAACGTCAacgcctcttttgttacgcgCATTcgaagacaacttctaaatctactggttATCGCGATTTGGTCTATCTAATTAAAGACAAAtttcacttagtgccagaatatCTAACAGATATCGCTAAgattctcgctcaagttgaaCAAACCGAGCATTCCGGGGCCCTCGACCCCGTTGTAGACGAGCATACAAACATGCCGGAAATCAATTATaaactgttttcaataaaaaaaattcgtaGAATCCGAGGCGCTGTGGACGTTTTAATAAtacgaaaatttaaaaatgtgcTGGGTGCGGATTCTCTAGTATCGAGTAAgacgaaaaaatataaaatgcacAAATCAGTGGTGATGATAATCAGTTGTATAAAACACATCGGATGCCGATGTTACTGCACAAATTTATTAATTCCAGTTAACCCATTGAGGAgggccgtccccacgtactcgaggagggcgatcagacccgagtctgcaaaagactcatctgaagtggctcttgccatgaagcctcaccggaggttatctgataccatgggaaccgggatggacCTTTGAGAGCATATAttccaggaaaattcctggaggatTTACTCTCGACCCCTTGTGGGATtttcatggtggttatggttatgcctacatcgcgggcaaagCTCCTTGTGAGCTCAGTggagttgcgttgtacaactcgggtgccgtaccccttagttgcggcagaggtgttagataagccttgcatccactggtatgaatgctgtgcCTGCActaagtataaaccagtaccgctgtgctagtcattgcgcactctgattgtggtcttcaaatcaattcatgtccgaagaggaccgtgggattatgcctacctGGCAAgtactcatgttaaaccccCAAGACCTTCATGGGAAATTTTATTTATGACAATTTTTGTATACAGAGACAGAAGCGCTTAATTAAATACAAAGTAAGATTCGCGGCAACTGACAGAAATGTTAGTACTTATATTTATGCATTAATAAATGCTGACTAGGCGTCTGGCTTTCTGTGCTTTTCCAGAAATCTTACAAATTCTCGCCAGACGTGTTCCGATTTCCCTGAATCTAGAATTTTTGCATTCCACAAAATAGAATAGATAGTAATCAtctttatttcaattaattaagttTCATATCATGAAATTCAAGAGCTTTGAGGGAAAGTAGAAGCGACTTTATAtactatttaatttaattttgtaataGTAGGTTACTAATTAATTCGGTGTTCCATTTCAGGTACGACGAAACCTAGAATCATTATCCTCACTTATCCATGACCGGAAACTGCAACCATCACAATCGTACGAAGACGATGGCGATGGTACATTCAACACTATCAAAAGAGGCTACAACTACAATGCTAGATCGGCCACGCCGGATCTAGCGTCGAGAGAAGCAGTGGACAGCAACAGTGATTACGGGGCTAGTCCCTAGCTACTTTTAACCATCTTTACGCCATACTGCTAGATATTTAATAGTAAAGTAGATGTATAGGTATTTAAGAAAGCAATTATGTTGTTCTGCATAAAGTTTTCTTCTATGTTCGAACAATAGTAATAATGATAACAAATGATAATAAATTTTAACTTCCATTTAACAAGTATCCAAAACTTATAAGTAAAACTGTGAAAGTTGGAGCAAACATTAGCAGAAATCCGAGCAAAGTGAGAAAGGCAAACACTATGGGAAGTTAAATTGAAAGACATTCAAGTTTAATCCAACCAAATGGAGGAGAATTTGTTATTTTAATCGGGAAAATGTGAAATAAATGGAGAACAGCCTTAGCATTTGTGCTAGATATGGTGAAAAGTTCAGACGTATCCAGTAAAGTATTATATTCGCCAGAATTTCCGCTTGGCGAGTAAGTTCATCGGGTACACACACTATTGTTCTCCAAATCTATTTTACATTTTCTTGTCAATGGCATAAGCTAAAAACTTAACAAAATTAACTTAAAGATATTTACTTAAAACGCGAAATTATAAAACTTTTTATCTATAATTGGCTTTtggtttattttattgaatattcGATTTTATTTCATGAATTAAACTTACAAACTCTCCACTAGCTGAAACTTACTAGGAAGTAACTTGAAAATCTAAAAGTAATTTAAGACAAAACAAATACTAAATAAGACCCGGTTTTCCCAGTTCAAGGTATTTCTTATAGAAAAAGCTCCAAACTAGCTCTATACAACAAA of Hermetia illucens chromosome 4, iHerIll2.2.curated.20191125, whole genome shotgun sequence contains these proteins:
- the LOC119653704 gene encoding GRAM domain-containing protein 2B-like isoform X4, with product MKLEILEWYDCLGEIIIPPNIGSKSTFHRAHGYRSTNSVGFGIRSAPSSPMAPLQGQSEAHGQSVISLNAVPQSPSHQSAGSKLDSKSLKHLSAPVTASSNRSISPHPQKSSSSSSKNDPPPEKEKEKKRKELSSSRQKKFHRHFQQVSKDERVINYYSCALVSDILLQGHLYITENYFAFYSNVFGFVTKLLIPTASVVRISKEKTAKIIPNAVGVATADERHVFGSFMSREAAFRLMCSVCQPLEPVEIIPKVPDIEVSEECSVEDDSSCSISGNESPPQAVDSTSDASQSLRQRAITSNFPPTDSVDGEEKTDIPRDANSVTAAKPTPSTATSNIPTKISKSPPPRIIPSRTFKLKFPTDFHIVYIGVVLTLILTMFSAFLLYRILDFEAKNKNHSNLNFKWGSGNDVDEIYAEALRWQKEMQTRSTEEAQIILNSNLEQIARVRRNLESLSSLIHDRKLQPSQSYEDDGDGTFNTIKRGYNYNARSATPDLASREAVDSNSDYGASP
- the LOC119653704 gene encoding GRAM domain-containing protein 2B-like isoform X5, yielding MPRPPPVFLDSVQSFHGHFEDGAADYIGSTNSVGFGIRSAPSSPMAPLQGQSEAHGQSVISLNAVPQSPSHQSAGSKLDSKSLKHLSAPVTASSNRSISPHPQKSSSSSSKNDPPPEKEKEKKRKELSSSRQKKFHRHFQQVSKDERVINYYSCALVSDILLQGHLYITENYFAFYSNVFGFVTKLLIPTASVVRISKEKTAKIIPNAVGVATADERHVFGSFMSREAAFRLMCSVCQPLEPVEIIPKVPDIEVSEECSVEDDSSCSISGNESPPQAVDSTSDASQSLRQRAITSNFPPTDSVDGEEKTDIPRDANSVTAAKPTPSTATSNIPTKISKSPPPRIIPSRTFKLKFPTDFHIVYIGVVLTLILTMFSAFLLYRILDFEAKNKNHSNLNFKWGSGNDVDEIYAEALRWQKEMQTRSTEEAQIILNSNLEQIARVRRNLESLSSLIHDRKLQPSQSYEDDGDGTFNTIKRGYNYNARSATPDLASREAVDSNSDYGASP
- the LOC119653704 gene encoding GRAM domain-containing protein 2B-like isoform X6, translating into MSTSSHSDCEGSSSEGARSTNSVGFGIRSAPSSPMAPLQGQSEAHGQSVISLNAVPQSPSHQSAGSKLDSKSLKHLSAPVTASSNRSISPHPQKSSSSSSKNDPPPEKEKEKKRKELSSSRQKKFHRHFQQVSKDERVINYYSCALVSDILLQGHLYITENYFAFYSNVFGFVTKLLIPTASVVRISKEKTAKIIPNAVGVATADERHVFGSFMSREAAFRLMCSVCQPLEPVEIIPKVPDIEVSEECSVEDDSSCSISGNESPPQAVDSTSDASQSLRQRAITSNFPPTDSVDGEEKTDIPRDANSVTAAKPTPSTATSNIPTKISKSPPPRIIPSRTFKLKFPTDFHIVYIGVVLTLILTMFSAFLLYRILDFEAKNKNHSNLNFKWGSGNDVDEIYAEALRWQKEMQTRSTEEAQIILNSNLEQIARVRRNLESLSSLIHDRKLQPSQSYEDDGDGTFNTIKRGYNYNARSATPDLASREAVDSNSDYGASP
- the LOC119653704 gene encoding GRAM domain-containing protein 2B-like isoform X3, which encodes MGRINVGSASGEIMLCFVQGITGNRPVRCNSYEEPPTSAATTTKRKYVLLKSRSTNSVGFGIRSAPSSPMAPLQGQSEAHGQSVISLNAVPQSPSHQSAGSKLDSKSLKHLSAPVTASSNRSISPHPQKSSSSSSKNDPPPEKEKEKKRKELSSSRQKKFHRHFQQVSKDERVINYYSCALVSDILLQGHLYITENYFAFYSNVFGFVTKLLIPTASVVRISKEKTAKIIPNAVGVATADERHVFGSFMSREAAFRLMCSVCQPLEPVEIIPKVPDIEVSEECSVEDDSSCSISGNESPPQAVDSTSDASQSLRQRAITSNFPPTDSVDGEEKTDIPRDANSVTAAKPTPSTATSNIPTKISKSPPPRIIPSRTFKLKFPTDFHIVYIGVVLTLILTMFSAFLLYRILDFEAKNKNHSNLNFKWGSGNDVDEIYAEALRWQKEMQTRSTEEAQIILNSNLEQIARVRRNLESLSSLIHDRKLQPSQSYEDDGDGTFNTIKRGYNYNARSATPDLASREAVDSNSDYGASP
- the LOC119653704 gene encoding GRAM domain-containing protein 2B-like isoform X2 produces the protein MLRSKSPRLSPSNTRLKDQLEVQPMPNATHRYSYSDLTKRKVYALTEGHASMKGHRLRANTAPSQLTRPRNGALNSLIQETFKITTSQFKFERRPPPVFLDSVQSFHGHFEDGAADYIGSTNSVGFGIRSAPSSPMAPLQGQSEAHGQSVISLNAVPQSPSHQSAGSKLDSKSLKHLSAPVTASSNRSISPHPQKSSSSSSKNDPPPEKEKEKKRKELSSSRQKKFHRHFQQVSKDERVINYYSCALVSDILLQGHLYITENYFAFYSNVFGFVTKLLIPTASVVRISKEKTAKIIPNAVGVATADERHVFGSFMSREAAFRLMCSVCQPLEPVEIIPKVPDIEVSEECSVEDDSSCSISGNESPPQAVDSTSDASQSLRQRAITSNFPPTDSVDGEEKTDIPRDANSVTAAKPTPSTATSNIPTKISKSPPPRIIPSRTFKLKFPTDFHIVYIGVVLTLILTMFSAFLLYRILDFEAKNKNHSNLNFKWGSGNDVDEIYAEALRWQKEMQTRSTEEAQIILNSNLEQIARVRRNLESLSSLIHDRKLQPSQSYEDDGDGTFNTIKRGYNYNARSATPDLASREAVDSNSDYGASP
- the LOC119653704 gene encoding membrane-anchored lipid-binding protein LAM4-like isoform X1: MALTNGTGNENSEDEVVLRVKPQPDSEKTNQNKTRHTTSELTKSSQHHTIYLIRSYSVRSETSHSDVEKDAILELSNIRSILNNTELDVVRCKSDSGIPFHEVNSERTLRTRSVSIPSPFKHNSFIRRSFHSLWGKSFKRKSKNAHVKGGSSSSGSEKFEKSRKRKSGLETCEIEGVDDVEVFVSGRSSQSSEKYETVHEEKDEGESDVQLRRRNSTSSSCRSIRSTNSVGFGIRSAPSSPMAPLQGQSEAHGQSVISLNAVPQSPSHQSAGSKLDSKSLKHLSAPVTASSNRSISPHPQKSSSSSSKNDPPPEKEKEKKRKELSSSRQKKFHRHFQQVSKDERVINYYSCALVSDILLQGHLYITENYFAFYSNVFGFVTKLLIPTASVVRISKEKTAKIIPNAVGVATADERHVFGSFMSREAAFRLMCSVCQPLEPVEIIPKVPDIEVSEECSVEDDSSCSISGNESPPQAVDSTSDASQSLRQRAITSNFPPTDSVDGEEKTDIPRDANSVTAAKPTPSTATSNIPTKISKSPPPRIIPSRTFKLKFPTDFHIVYIGVVLTLILTMFSAFLLYRILDFEAKNKNHSNLNFKWGSGNDVDEIYAEALRWQKEMQTRSTEEAQIILNSNLEQIARVRRNLESLSSLIHDRKLQPSQSYEDDGDGTFNTIKRGYNYNARSATPDLASREAVDSNSDYGASP